The Parasegetibacter sp. NRK P23 genome includes a window with the following:
- a CDS encoding MraY family glycosyltransferase, whose protein sequence is MKKLFDVPDARKVHINPIPSLGGLGIFAGFILAILISLPPGSAPEFQYYIAAAFIIFFLGIKDDILVISPVKKFIGQLLAAFIIVYKGGVQIKSMHGFLGVYDMPEMFSLALTYFTIIVIINSFNLIDGIDGLAGSLAVLAASLFGLYFIAVEQTSYAILSFALSGSMLAFLIFNFSPARIFMGDTGSLLTGLVAAILVIKFINVSDQSSALPVPAAPAVGFSILIIPLVDTLRVFSVRMLHRRSPFSPDRNHVHHLLLDYGMTHRTITLVLVSLNIVFIMIATFLGQLIGCTATICTMIALAYGSFSIAWYYKPRPRFFVAKTKEQEEATLIAKRSLFTFTKEKLQ, encoded by the coding sequence ATGAAAAAATTATTTGATGTTCCCGATGCCAGAAAAGTACACATCAATCCGATTCCTTCACTGGGGGGACTGGGTATTTTCGCTGGATTTATCCTGGCTATACTCATCAGCCTGCCTCCGGGAAGCGCGCCGGAATTTCAGTATTACATTGCTGCGGCTTTTATCATCTTTTTCCTGGGTATTAAGGACGATATCCTGGTGATCTCTCCTGTGAAGAAGTTCATCGGGCAATTGCTGGCCGCTTTCATCATAGTGTATAAAGGTGGTGTTCAGATCAAAAGCATGCACGGTTTCCTGGGGGTTTACGATATGCCGGAAATGTTCAGCCTGGCGCTCACTTACTTCACGATCATCGTGATCATCAACTCTTTCAACCTCATTGACGGTATAGACGGCCTGGCCGGAAGTCTGGCGGTGCTGGCCGCTTCGCTCTTCGGACTTTATTTTATCGCGGTGGAACAAACCAGTTATGCGATTCTTTCTTTCGCCTTGTCCGGCAGCATGCTGGCTTTCCTAATTTTTAATTTCAGCCCCGCCCGGATTTTTATGGGCGATACCGGTTCCCTGCTAACAGGATTGGTGGCGGCCATCCTCGTTATTAAATTCATCAATGTTTCCGACCAGAGCTCGGCCCTTCCGGTGCCAGCGGCTCCTGCGGTTGGTTTCTCCATTCTTATCATTCCCCTGGTGGATACATTGCGGGTATTCAGCGTACGCATGTTGCACAGGCGCTCCCCGTTCAGTCCCGACAGGAACCATGTGCACCATTTATTGCTGGATTATGGTATGACGCACCGCACCATTACGCTTGTACTGGTATCGCTGAACATCGTATTTATTATGATCGCCACTTTCCTGGGGCAACTGATTGGTTGTACGGCAACAATATGCACCATGATCGCCCTGGCTTACGGAAGTTTCTCCATTGCCTGGTACTACAAGCCACGTCCGCGCTTTTTTGTGGCCAAAACCAAAGAGCAGGAAGAAGCCACGCTTATCGCGAAACGTTCCCTTTTTACTTTCACGAAAGAAAAACTGCAATAG
- a CDS encoding acyl-CoA dehydrogenase family protein: MNFAQSEVTAQVAQIARDFAERNIRPHVMEWDEAQHFPRELFREMGALGLTGVLVPEKYNGAGLGYEEYVHVLKEIGKVCGSIGLSVAAHNSLCTGHILQFGNEAQKEKYLPLLAGGEWLGAWGLTEANTGSDAGNMQCTAVKEGDEWVINGTKNWITHGISGDVAVVVCRTGEPRARNNSTAFIVERGTPGFSGGKKENKLGMRASETAEMIFDNCRVPDSQRLGEVGQGFVQAMKVLDGGRISIAALSLGIAQGAYDAARKYAQERHQFGVPIATFQGISFKLADMATEIMAAELLTLQAANMKNNGLTMTKEAAMAKYYASEVAVKTANEAVQVFGGYGYTKDFPVEKYYRDSKLCTIGEGTSEIQKIVIAREALK; the protein is encoded by the coding sequence ATGAACTTTGCACAATCAGAAGTAACAGCGCAGGTAGCACAGATAGCACGGGATTTTGCCGAAAGGAACATCAGGCCGCATGTGATGGAGTGGGATGAGGCGCAGCATTTCCCAAGGGAACTTTTCCGGGAAATGGGGGCATTGGGATTAACAGGCGTGCTGGTGCCGGAAAAATACAACGGCGCGGGATTGGGATATGAGGAATATGTGCACGTACTGAAAGAGATAGGAAAGGTATGCGGTTCTATCGGACTGAGTGTGGCGGCGCATAATTCCCTGTGTACCGGGCATATTTTGCAATTCGGAAACGAAGCGCAGAAAGAGAAGTATCTTCCGCTACTGGCTGGCGGAGAATGGCTTGGCGCATGGGGACTCACGGAAGCGAACACGGGCAGCGACGCCGGCAATATGCAATGCACGGCTGTGAAGGAAGGAGATGAGTGGGTGATCAATGGCACTAAAAACTGGATCACGCACGGCATCAGTGGGGATGTGGCAGTAGTGGTATGCAGAACGGGGGAACCAAGAGCGCGCAACAACTCCACGGCGTTCATTGTGGAAAGAGGGACACCTGGATTTTCCGGCGGCAAAAAAGAAAACAAACTGGGGATGCGCGCCAGCGAAACGGCTGAAATGATATTCGATAATTGCCGGGTGCCCGATAGCCAGCGTCTTGGAGAAGTAGGGCAGGGCTTTGTACAGGCGATGAAAGTATTGGACGGAGGAAGAATCTCTATCGCTGCACTGAGCCTGGGCATAGCCCAGGGAGCTTACGACGCAGCGAGAAAATACGCCCAGGAGCGCCACCAGTTTGGGGTACCCATTGCAACCTTCCAGGGCATATCCTTTAAACTGGCCGATATGGCCACCGAAATAATGGCCGCGGAATTGTTGACGCTTCAGGCAGCGAATATGAAAAATAATGGTCTTACTATGACCAAAGAGGCGGCGATGGCCAAATACTATGCCTCCGAGGTAGCTGTGAAAACAGCCAATGAAGCGGTACAGGTGTTTGGAGGGTATGGCTATACCAAAGACTTCCCGGTGGAGAAATACTACCGCGACAGTAAACTTTGTACGATAGGAGAAGGCACTTCAGAGATCCAAAAGATTGTGATTGCCCGTGAGGCGTTGAAATAA
- a CDS encoding transketolase, with the protein MPALKDIATQIRRDIVRMVHGCASGHPGGSLGCADFLTALYFQQMKHDPAFNMDARGEDLFFLSNGHISPLFYSTLARAGYFDVKELATFRKLNSRLQGHPATHEHLPGVRIASGSLGQGMSVAIGAALTKKLNNDPQLVYSLHGDGELQEGQVWEAIMFAAHNKVDNLISTIDWNGQQIDGPTSKVLSLGDLAAKFAAFGWEIVHLEKGNDMDEVVAALDKAKSLTGKGKPVVILMVTAMGSGVDFMEGSHEWHGIAPNDEQLAKALAQLPETLGDY; encoded by the coding sequence ATGCCAGCTTTAAAAGACATTGCAACCCAAATCCGCAGAGACATCGTAAGAATGGTTCACGGCTGCGCCAGTGGCCACCCCGGTGGCTCTCTCGGCTGCGCCGATTTTCTTACGGCCCTCTACTTTCAACAGATGAAACATGATCCGGCCTTCAATATGGACGCCAGGGGCGAGGATTTGTTCTTCTTATCTAACGGACATATTTCACCTTTATTTTATTCAACCCTCGCAAGAGCCGGGTATTTTGACGTAAAAGAACTGGCCACTTTCCGAAAACTGAACTCCCGCCTGCAAGGCCACCCCGCCACCCACGAGCACCTGCCCGGCGTGAGAATCGCCTCCGGCTCCCTGGGCCAGGGCATGAGCGTGGCCATCGGCGCGGCGCTTACAAAAAAACTGAACAACGACCCGCAACTGGTGTACTCCCTCCATGGAGACGGAGAACTCCAGGAAGGACAGGTATGGGAAGCGATTATGTTCGCCGCCCACAATAAAGTGGACAACCTGATCTCCACCATCGACTGGAACGGTCAGCAAATTGATGGGCCCACCAGCAAAGTATTGAGCCTTGGCGACCTCGCCGCTAAATTCGCCGCCTTCGGCTGGGAAATCGTTCACCTCGAAAAGGGTAACGATATGGATGAAGTGGTGGCCGCACTGGATAAAGCCAAAAGCCTTACCGGTAAAGGAAAACCCGTCGTGATCCTGATGGTGACCGCTATGGGAAGCGGCGTCGACTTTATGGAAGGCAGCCACGAATGGCACGGTATCGCTCCAAACGATGAACAACTCGCTAAGGCTTTGGCCCAGTTGCCAGAAACACTTGGCGACTACTAA
- a CDS encoding helix-hairpin-helix domain-containing protein codes for MKWREWFMFSARERTGVLVLVGLILVVYSFPWWNPWKEEEVVLGDAQLASLLGTIKEKKAAVLKDTALPAYPEYNYEKKAPYKAQGAAGKNLPDRQNSYYAPKRPPPSIDINTATLEEWDALPGIGQVLGARIIAFREKLGGFVRKEQVGQTYGLKDSVFRKIAVFLKESPEQVRRLAVNTVSEEALAAHPLIRWKLAKQLVAYREAHGGIKDVEELHKLLSLDSVQVNWLGEYLDFRN; via the coding sequence ATGAAATGGAGGGAGTGGTTCATGTTTTCCGCCCGGGAACGAACGGGCGTGTTGGTGCTTGTAGGATTGATCCTTGTGGTGTATAGTTTCCCCTGGTGGAACCCCTGGAAAGAGGAAGAAGTGGTGTTGGGAGATGCTCAACTGGCTTCCCTGCTGGGAACGATAAAGGAAAAGAAAGCAGCCGTGCTGAAGGATACGGCATTGCCTGCTTATCCTGAATATAATTATGAAAAGAAAGCGCCATATAAGGCACAAGGCGCAGCGGGTAAAAATTTACCTGATAGACAAAACAGTTATTACGCGCCGAAAAGGCCACCACCATCCATAGACATCAATACCGCGACTTTAGAAGAATGGGATGCCCTACCTGGGATAGGGCAGGTACTCGGCGCCAGGATCATTGCTTTCCGGGAGAAACTGGGTGGATTCGTGCGCAAGGAACAGGTGGGGCAAACTTATGGCCTGAAGGATTCTGTGTTCCGGAAGATCGCCGTTTTTTTAAAGGAGAGTCCGGAGCAGGTGCGTAGGTTAGCGGTAAATACCGTTTCGGAGGAAGCGTTGGCGGCACACCCGCTGATCCGGTGGAAACTGGCGAAGCAACTGGTGGCCTACCGGGAGGCGCATGGGGGTATCAAAGATGTGGAGGAGCTGCATAAGCTGCTTTCATTGGATTCGGTGCAGGTGAACTGGTTGGGGGAATACCTTGATTTCAGGAACTAA
- a CDS encoding response regulator produces the protein MGIAKILWVDDEIESLQSQKIFLENKGYEVHTLTNGFDAIDYVRDSPVDVVLMDESMPGITGLETLAKIKEVNQQIPVVLITKNETENLMDEAIGSQIADYLIKPVNPNQVWLSLKKILDNKRLVAEKTTSAYQQQFRNLFMALNSNPDYNEWMEIYRKLVYWELEMEKSDSPEMQEVLQTQKQEANTEFYKYISRNYGGWVHPKSTEAPVMSHSLVKYKVLPHVEKGTPVFFILIDNLRFDQWKAIQPIFAENFRIQEEETFYSILPTATQYCRNAIFAGMMPADIEKKFPVQWKNDDDEGGKNLYEEEFFRAQLRALKRDDIKYSYTKVLNHHDGSNLVNNIHNLMGNDLNVIVYNFVDMLSHARTEMEVLKELASDEISYRSLTASWFEHSPLHQALKKIADKKIRIVLATDHGSVRVKTPYKVIGDKQTTTNLRYKHGRNLNYDNKDVLAFREPKDIGLPSPTVNSTFIFAKEDGYLCYPNNYNHFVNYYKNSFQHGGISMEEMIVPVIKMSSK, from the coding sequence ATGGGAATTGCAAAGATACTCTGGGTGGATGATGAGATCGAAAGCCTGCAATCGCAGAAAATTTTCCTGGAAAACAAAGGTTATGAAGTGCATACACTGACCAATGGGTTCGATGCCATCGACTATGTGCGCGATTCCCCGGTTGATGTGGTGTTGATGGATGAAAGCATGCCCGGCATTACGGGATTGGAAACCCTGGCCAAGATCAAAGAGGTGAACCAGCAGATTCCTGTGGTGCTGATTACGAAAAATGAAACGGAAAACCTGATGGATGAGGCGATCGGAAGCCAGATCGCAGACTACCTGATCAAACCGGTGAATCCCAACCAGGTTTGGCTGAGCCTGAAAAAAATACTGGACAACAAGCGGCTGGTAGCGGAAAAGACCACATCGGCTTACCAGCAACAGTTCCGCAACCTGTTCATGGCCCTGAACAGCAATCCGGATTACAACGAATGGATGGAGATTTACCGCAAACTGGTGTACTGGGAACTTGAAATGGAAAAAAGCGACAGCCCGGAAATGCAGGAAGTGCTGCAAACCCAGAAGCAGGAGGCCAACACAGAGTTTTACAAATATATTTCCAGGAATTACGGCGGTTGGGTACACCCTAAAAGCACGGAGGCCCCGGTAATGTCGCATTCGCTGGTGAAGTATAAAGTACTGCCGCACGTGGAAAAGGGCACACCCGTATTTTTTATCCTGATCGACAACCTGCGTTTCGACCAGTGGAAGGCCATCCAGCCCATCTTCGCCGAGAATTTCAGGATACAGGAGGAAGAAACTTTTTACAGCATATTGCCCACAGCTACCCAATACTGCCGCAACGCGATATTCGCTGGCATGATGCCTGCGGATATCGAAAAGAAGTTCCCGGTACAGTGGAAAAACGATGACGATGAGGGCGGAAAAAACCTATACGAAGAAGAGTTTTTCCGCGCCCAACTGCGGGCATTAAAACGGGACGATATCAAATATTCGTACACCAAAGTGCTGAACCACCACGACGGCAGCAACCTGGTGAACAATATCCATAACCTGATGGGCAACGACCTGAATGTGATCGTATACAACTTTGTGGACATGCTGAGCCACGCGCGTACGGAAATGGAAGTGCTTAAAGAACTGGCCAGCGATGAAATCAGCTACAGAAGCCTTACGGCCAGCTGGTTCGAACATTCTCCCCTGCACCAGGCGCTGAAGAAGATCGCGGACAAGAAAATACGTATTGTGCTGGCAACGGACCATGGATCAGTGCGCGTGAAAACACCGTACAAAGTGATTGGCGACAAACAAACCACCACCAACCTGCGTTATAAACATGGCAGGAACCTCAATTACGACAATAAAGACGTGCTGGCGTTCCGGGAGCCCAAAGATATCGGTCTGCCTTCGCCCACGGTGAACTCTACTTTTATCTTTGCGAAAGAAGACGGGTACCTTTGTTATCCCAATAATTACAACCATTTTGTGAACTATTATAAGAACAGTTTTCAGCATGGCGGCATCAGCATGGAAGAAATGATTGTACCGGTGATTAAGATGAGCAGTAAGTAG
- a CDS encoding HD domain-containing protein — translation MVPATRKIINDPVHGFITLDTPLIRKLVAHPFYQRLRRIHQMAFAHLVYPGAVHTRLHHSLGAYHLMCCALNELKSKGIDITPEEETAAKAAILLHDIGHGPFSHALEQVIIRDVHHESISLMIMKHLNEEFGGELDLAIRIFTDQYEKPFLHQLVSGQLDVDRLDYLTRDSFFTGVSEGVVGYDRIIKMLTVHNGQLMVEEKAIYSIEKFLVSRRLMYWQVYLHKTVLGAEKMLIRILERAMELMQNGDPLRAPTPALQFFLENNGQKDLLKTNLLHFCLLDDTDILAAVKTWMFHPDKILSQLCRFLTERNLYKVKLQAKPFEESFVQPLRHTICQNQGITENELKYYFFSGETESTMYHPGEEGINILFKDGSVKGISEVDNALIHHHLSAPVKKFYICYKG, via the coding sequence ATGGTGCCTGCTACCAGGAAGATCATCAACGACCCCGTTCACGGCTTCATTACGCTGGATACCCCGCTCATCCGCAAGCTGGTGGCGCACCCGTTCTACCAAAGACTGCGCCGCATCCACCAGATGGCCTTTGCCCACCTGGTGTACCCAGGCGCCGTCCATACCCGGCTCCACCATTCACTCGGCGCGTACCACCTGATGTGTTGCGCCCTCAACGAACTGAAAAGCAAGGGTATCGACATCACGCCCGAGGAAGAGACCGCCGCCAAAGCCGCCATTCTATTGCACGATATCGGCCACGGCCCTTTCTCCCACGCCCTGGAACAGGTCATCATCCGCGACGTGCACCACGAGTCCATCTCGCTGATGATCATGAAACACCTCAACGAGGAATTCGGGGGTGAACTGGACCTGGCCATCCGTATTTTCACCGATCAGTACGAAAAACCCTTCCTCCACCAACTGGTAAGCGGTCAGTTGGATGTGGACCGCCTCGACTACCTTACCCGGGACAGCTTTTTTACCGGCGTTTCCGAAGGCGTGGTGGGCTACGACCGCATCATCAAGATGCTCACCGTCCACAACGGGCAACTGATGGTGGAGGAAAAAGCCATCTACTCCATCGAAAAGTTCCTCGTTTCCAGACGGCTCATGTACTGGCAGGTCTACCTGCATAAAACGGTCCTCGGCGCCGAAAAAATGCTGATCCGCATCCTCGAACGCGCTATGGAACTGATGCAAAATGGTGATCCCCTTCGCGCCCCAACGCCCGCCCTGCAGTTCTTCCTCGAAAACAACGGACAGAAAGATCTGTTGAAAACCAACCTGTTGCATTTCTGCCTGCTCGATGATACCGATATTCTCGCGGCGGTAAAAACCTGGATGTTCCATCCCGACAAAATTCTTTCCCAACTTTGTCGTTTTCTAACGGAACGCAACCTGTACAAAGTTAAACTTCAGGCAAAACCTTTTGAAGAAAGCTTCGTGCAGCCCTTGAGGCATACTATTTGTCAAAACCAGGGGATCACTGAAAATGAACTTAAATATTATTTTTTCTCAGGTGAAACGGAAAGCACCATGTACCATCCCGGGGAAGAAGGCATTAATATTCTGTTCAAGGATGGATCGGTAAAAGGGATTTCGGAGGTGGACAACGCGCTTATTCACCACCACCTCTCGGCTCCGGTTAAAAAATTCTACATTTGTTATAAGGGATAA
- the frr gene encoding ribosome recycling factor, giving the protein MSEELSMILDDAKETMHKALEHLEQELGKIRAGKANPQMLDGIHVDYYGSPTILNQVANVSVMDARTLTIQPWERNMIQPIERAIMAANIGVTPQNDGNVIRIFLPPLTEERRRELVKRAAGEGESCKVAIRNIRRDAIEQVKKLQKDGLSEDAAKDAEKDIQDLTDKHIAIVEKHLGVKEKEIMAV; this is encoded by the coding sequence ATGTCTGAAGAATTATCCATGATACTAGACGATGCGAAGGAAACCATGCACAAGGCCCTTGAGCATCTGGAACAGGAATTAGGTAAGATCCGCGCCGGAAAAGCCAACCCGCAAATGCTGGACGGTATTCACGTGGATTATTATGGAAGTCCCACCATTTTGAACCAGGTGGCCAACGTAAGCGTGATGGATGCCCGCACCCTTACGATCCAGCCCTGGGAAAGGAACATGATTCAGCCCATCGAGCGTGCCATCATGGCCGCCAACATCGGTGTTACCCCTCAGAACGATGGTAACGTGATCCGCATATTTCTCCCGCCACTCACGGAAGAACGCCGCCGCGAACTCGTAAAAAGAGCCGCCGGTGAAGGTGAAAGCTGCAAAGTGGCCATCCGGAACATCCGCAGGGATGCCATTGAACAGGTGAAAAAATTGCAGAAAGATGGTTTGAGCGAAGACGCCGCGAAAGATGCTGAAAAAGACATCCAGGACCTCACCGACAAGCACATCGCCATCGTGGAGAAGCATCTTGGGGTGAAAGAAAAAGAGATCATGGCGGTATAA
- a CDS encoding MBL fold metallo-hydrolase, which yields MNGSGPYHITFLGTGTSSGVPMIACPCSVCASPDPHDKRLRSSVLVETASTTIVIDTTPDFRYQMLRADVRKLDGVVITHSHKDHIAGMDDVRAFNYFMKRAMPVYSNDASEEVIMREFPYAFADKKYPGVPEIELITIGMEPFTIGDITLRPIMVWHMKMPVWGFRIGDFTYITDANRIDQAEKEKIIGSKVLVLNALRKEKHISHFNLEEAITLVQELNVPTAYFTHISHQLGTHEEVSATLPEGIHLAYDGLKITV from the coding sequence ATGAACGGAAGCGGTCCTTACCATATTACCTTCCTGGGTACCGGCACCAGCAGTGGCGTACCCATGATCGCCTGCCCATGCAGCGTATGCGCTTCCCCGGATCCGCATGATAAAAGACTCCGCTCCAGCGTATTGGTGGAAACAGCTTCCACCACAATTGTAATTGATACCACTCCGGATTTTCGTTACCAGATGTTGCGTGCGGATGTACGTAAGTTGGATGGTGTGGTGATTACACATTCTCATAAGGACCATATCGCCGGAATGGATGACGTGCGCGCTTTCAACTATTTCATGAAACGCGCCATGCCCGTGTATTCCAATGATGCGTCAGAAGAAGTGATCATGCGCGAGTTCCCTTACGCCTTTGCAGACAAAAAATATCCTGGTGTTCCAGAAATAGAATTGATTACCATCGGGATGGAACCCTTTACGATCGGGGACATCACGTTGCGTCCCATTATGGTATGGCACATGAAAATGCCGGTATGGGGATTCAGGATCGGTGATTTCACCTATATCACGGATGCCAATAGAATTGATCAGGCAGAGAAAGAAAAAATAATAGGCAGCAAAGTGCTGGTGCTGAATGCGCTGCGGAAAGAAAAACATATCTCTCATTTTAACCTGGAAGAAGCGATAACACTGGTACAGGAGCTGAATGTACCCACGGCGTACTTCACGCACATCAGCCACCAGTTAGGCACACACGAAGAAGTGTCGGCTACCTTACCTGAGGGCATTCATCTTGCCTATGATGGTCTAAAAATTACGGTGTAA
- a CDS encoding polyphosphate kinase 2 family protein — MKIKCADFLAKEGKKCKLSKFPTAYTGKTLDKDAGEKLLEKSKQQLAEMQDILYAHDEYRVLVVLQAMDAAGKDSAIKHIMSGMNPSGVKVANFKVPNSTELDHDYFWRHYKELPGRGEIGIFNRSHYENVLVTRVHPEYILNEKIPGIDSVKDITPEFWEKRMDQIRRFEKNLAENGTVIIKIFLHVSKDEQKKRFLERIEDPSKNWKFSFGDLKERALWEEYQSAYEAAITATSTSFAPWYIVPADDKWFTRLAIAEILGDQFKKLKLTYPEVSAETKAELEKAKAMLLNE; from the coding sequence ATGAAAATAAAGTGCGCAGACTTCCTCGCCAAAGAAGGGAAAAAATGCAAACTGAGCAAATTCCCCACTGCTTATACCGGGAAAACGCTCGATAAGGACGCTGGTGAAAAACTACTCGAAAAAAGCAAGCAACAACTCGCCGAGATGCAGGACATCCTGTATGCGCATGATGAATACCGTGTCCTCGTAGTCTTACAGGCGATGGATGCCGCCGGGAAAGACAGCGCCATCAAGCACATCATGAGCGGCATGAACCCTTCCGGCGTTAAAGTGGCCAACTTCAAGGTGCCCAACAGCACCGAGCTGGACCACGATTATTTCTGGAGACACTACAAAGAACTGCCCGGCCGGGGTGAAATCGGCATCTTCAACCGGTCACATTATGAAAATGTACTCGTTACCAGGGTACACCCCGAGTACATCCTCAACGAAAAGATTCCCGGTATCGATTCAGTAAAAGACATCACCCCCGAATTCTGGGAAAAACGAATGGACCAGATCCGGCGCTTCGAGAAAAACCTGGCTGAAAACGGGACCGTCATCATTAAAATATTCCTGCACGTTTCAAAGGATGAACAAAAGAAACGTTTCCTCGAAAGGATCGAAGACCCTTCCAAAAACTGGAAATTCTCTTTTGGCGACCTGAAAGAAAGGGCATTGTGGGAGGAATACCAATCGGCCTACGAAGCCGCGATAACCGCTACCAGCACCAGTTTCGCGCCATGGTACATCGTGCCCGCCGACGACAAGTGGTTCACCCGCCTGGCGATCGCGGAAATATTAGGTGACCAGTTTAAAAAATTAAAACTGACCTATCCCGAAGTAAGTGCGGAAACCAAAGCTGAATTAGAGAAAGCCAAAGCGATGTTGCTGAACGAGTGA
- the lpxD gene encoding UDP-3-O-(3-hydroxymyristoyl)glucosamine N-acyltransferase: MQFSAAQIAMLIQAKVEGDPEATVNDFGKIEEAKAGQLAFLANPKYEEYLYTTGASIVIINDAQQVRQSINATLLRVPDAYSAFAALLSKYQEMMTQQLSGIQQPSYVASTATMGENCYIGTFAYIGENVKLGKNVKVFPQVFIGDNVTIGDNCILHPGVKVYHGCRLGNNVSVHAGTVIGSDGFGFAPQSDGSFRKVPQIGNVVIEDNVEIGANATIDRATIGSTLVKSGAKLDNLIQIAHNVEVGNNTVIAAQAGVSGSTKLGNNVMIGGQAGIVGHIQIADGARINAQSGVSKTIKTPNAAVTGSPAFDYTSALRSQALSRNLPDLEKRLKELEQAVKVLLEERSVLNSEG; the protein is encoded by the coding sequence ATGCAATTCAGCGCCGCACAAATAGCCATGCTCATCCAGGCCAAAGTAGAAGGAGACCCGGAAGCGACCGTGAACGATTTTGGTAAGATCGAGGAAGCAAAAGCCGGCCAGTTGGCCTTCCTGGCCAACCCCAAATACGAGGAATATTTGTATACCACAGGCGCCTCTATTGTAATTATCAATGATGCCCAACAGGTGCGTCAGTCCATTAATGCCACGCTGCTGCGGGTTCCCGATGCCTATTCCGCTTTCGCGGCCCTGCTCTCTAAATACCAGGAGATGATGACGCAGCAACTTTCCGGGATTCAGCAACCCTCTTATGTGGCCAGTACGGCTACGATGGGAGAAAATTGTTACATCGGCACCTTCGCTTATATCGGTGAAAATGTAAAACTGGGCAAGAACGTAAAGGTATTTCCCCAGGTGTTCATTGGTGATAACGTGACCATTGGCGATAATTGCATCCTTCACCCAGGTGTTAAAGTTTACCATGGCTGCCGCCTAGGCAACAATGTATCCGTTCATGCCGGAACAGTGATCGGCAGTGATGGTTTCGGCTTCGCCCCCCAATCCGACGGCAGCTTCCGCAAAGTCCCCCAGATCGGGAATGTGGTGATTGAAGATAATGTTGAAATTGGCGCAAATGCTACCATAGACCGTGCAACAATTGGTTCAACACTCGTAAAATCGGGCGCGAAACTCGACAACCTGATCCAAATCGCCCACAACGTGGAAGTAGGCAACAATACCGTGATCGCCGCCCAGGCCGGCGTAAGTGGCAGCACCAAACTGGGCAACAATGTAATGATTGGCGGACAAGCGGGTATTGTGGGCCATATCCAAATCGCCGATGGCGCACGCATCAACGCACAAAGCGGCGTGAGCAAAACCATCAAGACGCCGAACGCCGCCGTGACCGGAAGCCCTGCTTTCGACTATACCAGCGCGTTAAGAAGCCAGGCCCTCAGCAGGAACCTGCCCGACCTGGAAAAAAGATTGAAAGAACTGGAACAAGCCGTGAAAGTATTGCTGGAAGAGCGTTCCGTTCTCAACAGTGAAGGATAA
- a CDS encoding DMT family transporter has protein sequence MQDNKWMNWVLFIGLSVIWGSSFQLMKTGMEALSAYQVAALRMASAGIVLLPFFIRALRNIPKQKIVLIVWSGLLGNFFPSFLFCIAETRIDSALAGILNALTPLFTILVSVSFFQAKVSWNKWLGVSIGFIGLCLLFLSKGVPDLSYVSYSSLVLVATICYGLNVNLVSRHLQGIDSIHIASAALGFLLLPALLTLFISGYFNHDFTATPVLFSTGASVVLGALGTALASILFYMLVKRAGVIFSSMVTYGIPFVALIWGFLAHEEITLLQIGCLGIILAGVWVTNKKIKGA, from the coding sequence ATGCAGGACAACAAATGGATGAACTGGGTCCTTTTTATAGGGCTTTCAGTAATATGGGGCAGTTCGTTTCAACTCATGAAAACGGGTATGGAAGCGCTTTCCGCTTACCAGGTGGCGGCCCTCAGGATGGCGAGCGCAGGTATTGTATTGCTGCCATTTTTCATCCGGGCCCTTCGCAACATTCCCAAACAAAAGATCGTTTTAATCGTGTGGTCGGGCTTACTGGGTAATTTTTTCCCTTCCTTTCTGTTCTGCATAGCCGAAACCAGGATCGATAGCGCACTGGCCGGTATCCTGAACGCGTTAACGCCGCTGTTCACCATATTGGTAAGTGTTTCTTTCTTTCAGGCGAAAGTATCTTGGAACAAATGGCTCGGGGTGAGTATCGGCTTTATTGGATTGTGCTTATTGTTTCTGTCTAAAGGTGTTCCCGATCTCTCTTATGTTTCTTACTCATCGCTGGTATTGGTGGCCACCATCTGTTATGGGCTGAACGTAAACCTGGTGAGCAGGCATTTACAGGGCATCGATTCCATTCATATCGCTTCTGCCGCATTGGGTTTTCTTTTGCTTCCTGCGCTGCTGACTCTTTTTATCAGCGGGTATTTCAACCACGATTTTACAGCTACTCCGGTATTGTTTTCCACAGGTGCCTCGGTTGTATTGGGTGCATTGGGAACGGCGCTGGCTTCTATCCTTTTTTATATGCTGGTGAAGCGCGCGGGGGTGATTTTCTCTTCCATGGTTACTTACGGCATCCCGTTCGTGGCGTTGATCTGGGGCTTTCTTGCCCACGAAGAGATTACGTTACTGCAGATCGGATGCCTGGGGATTATACTGGCGGGGGTATGGGTGACGAATAAGAAGATAAAGGGAGCCTGA